A stretch of DNA from Candidatus Poribacteria bacterium:
GCAGATCAAGAATCCAAAACGGATGCCTATGAATGGACGCAACAGGAAAGTTCGAAGAGGCATTAGCCAAGGCGTAACCCGTCGAAAAGAACGGATTATGGAACAGAAAATGACAAAAGAATGCAATCAAGAATGTGCCGAGACATATTACAATCGCGGCTTAGACCATGCCAAAAACGGTGAGCTTAAACTTGCGATTGAAGACTATACCAGAGCAATAGAACTCAACCCCGACTATGCCGATGCCTATTACCGCCGCAGCAAAGCTTGGCTACATCTCGGCGAAACAGAAAAAGCGAAAGCGGACATGAGAATTGCCAGTAGCCTCGGAATAAATGTTGCCACTGCCTTAGACGAAACATTACAAAACTATGATCGCGCGTGGAAAACCCTCGGTAACCTATGAGATATTTGACAACTGCGGAGATCCTGGAAGTTGCCGAAGGGCATGTTGGGACCTACCACTTGCTGGATGAAAGTCGGTTACACTACTTGGTTGAAGCGGTTAAGGGGAAATTTGGTGATACAGAACTCTATCCAACTTTATTCCAGAAAGCCGCTGTATATGCCCACCATATCGTTACCGGACATATATTCCTGGACGGTAACAAGCGGACAGGTCTACATTGTGCGATCTTGTTTTTAGAATTCAACGGTTGCACGCTGCGTCTTGACATTAATGACTCAATGAGCTGTCATTTCTATCGGTTGATACCACAGAAGGACTCAACGTATGTCTTCAGAGACGTTTTTATATTTTTTCTGCCTCCTGGT
This window harbors:
- a CDS encoding tetratricopeptide repeat protein, with protein sequence KLNTCENRRNDMLISTSRKIRLKPIHLACYYYPQEKINYLNCRLTRIPQIKNPKRMPMNGRNRKVRRGISQGVTRRKERIMEQKMTKECNQECAETYYNRGLDHAKNGELKLAIEDYTRAIELNPDYADAYYRRSKAWLHLGETEKAKADMRIASSLGINVATALDETLQNYDRAWKTLGNL